Proteins from one Streptococcus mitis B6 genomic window:
- a CDS encoding NUDIX hydrolase, producing the protein MANPTFGEKKANTDYVSRYGVYAVIPDAEQKQIVLVQAPNGAWFLPGGEIEAGENHQEALKRELIEELGFTAEIGTYYGQADEYFYSRHRDTYYYNPAYLYEATSFKEVQKPLEDFNHIAWFPIDEAIENLKRGSHKWAIQSWKKQHKID; encoded by the coding sequence ATGGCAAACCCAACCTTCGGAGAAAAGAAAGCAAATACAGACTATGTTTCACGCTATGGCGTATATGCAGTTATCCCTGATGCAGAACAAAAACAAATTGTTCTTGTTCAAGCACCCAATGGCGCTTGGTTCTTACCAGGTGGAGAAATTGAAGCAGGTGAAAATCATCAAGAAGCCCTAAAACGTGAATTGATTGAAGAGCTTGGCTTCACGGCTGAAATTGGTACCTATTACGGACAAGCTGACGAATATTTCTACTCTCGTCATCGTGACACCTATTACTACAATCCTGCCTACCTCTATGAAGCGACTTCTTTCAAAGAAGTGCAAAAACCACTAGAGGACTTTAATCATATCGCCTGGTTCCCTATTGACGAGGCTATTGAAAATCTCAAACGTGGTAGTCATAAATGGGCAATCCAATCTTGGAAAAAACAGCATAAGATTGACTAA
- a CDS encoding ATP-dependent Clp protease ATP-binding subunit has translation MLCQNCKINDSTIHLYTNLNGKQKQIDLCQNCYKIIKTDPNNSLFKGMTDLNNRDFDPFGDFFNDLNNFRPSNNTPPTPPTQSGGGYGGNGGYGSQNRGPAQTPPPSQEKGLLEEFGINITEIARRGDIDPVIGRDDEIIRVIEILNRRTKNNPVLIGEPGVGKTAVVEGLAQKIVDGDVPHKLQGKQVIRLDVVSLVQGTGIRGQFEERMQKLMEEIRKREDIILFIDEIHEIVGAGSAGDGNMDAGNILKPALARGELQLVGATTLNEYRIIEKDAALERRMQPVKVDEPTVEETITILKGIQKKYEDYHHVQYTDAAIEAAATLSNRYIQDRFLPDKAIDLLDEAGSKMNLTLNFVDPKVIDQRLIEAENLKSQATREEDFEKAAYFRDQIAKYKEMQKKKVTDQDTPIISEKTIEHIIEQKTNIPVGDLKEKEQSQLIHLAEDLKSHVIGQDDAVDKIAKAIRRNRVGLGTPNRPIGSFLFVGPTGVGKTELSKQLAIELFGSADSMIRFDMSEYMEKHSVAKLVGAPPGYVGYDEAGQLTEKVRRNPYSLILLDEVEKAHPDVMHMFLQVLDDGRLTDGQGRTVSFKDAIIIMTSNAGTGKAEASVGFGAAREGRTNSVLGELGNFFSPEFMNRFDGIIEFKALSKDNLLQIVELMLSDVNKRLSSNNIHLDVTEKVKEKLVDLGYDPKMGARPLRRTIQDYIEDAITDFYLENPSEKDLKAVMTSKGKIQIKSAKKAEVKTSEKEV, from the coding sequence ATGCTTTGTCAAAACTGTAAAATCAACGACTCAACAATTCATCTTTACACCAATCTCAATGGAAAACAAAAACAAATTGACCTCTGTCAAAACTGCTACAAGATTATCAAAACAGATCCTAACAATAGCCTCTTTAAAGGTATGACAGATCTGAACAATCGTGACTTTGATCCTTTTGGGGATTTCTTCAATGATCTAAACAATTTCAGACCTTCTAACAACACTCCTCCTACTCCCCCAACCCAATCAGGTGGAGGTTACGGTGGAAACGGCGGTTATGGTTCCCAAAATCGTGGACCTGCTCAAACTCCTCCACCAAGCCAAGAAAAAGGCCTGCTGGAAGAATTTGGTATCAACATAACTGAAATTGCCCGTCGTGGCGATATTGACCCCGTTATTGGGCGCGATGATGAGATTATCCGTGTCATCGAAATTCTCAATCGTAGAACTAAGAATAATCCTGTTCTTATCGGTGAACCAGGTGTCGGGAAAACGGCTGTTGTCGAAGGTCTAGCTCAGAAAATCGTTGATGGAGATGTTCCACATAAACTCCAAGGTAAACAAGTCATCCGTCTGGATGTGGTTAGCTTGGTTCAAGGAACGGGTATCCGAGGACAATTTGAAGAACGCATGCAAAAACTCATGGAAGAAATTCGCAAACGTGAAGACATTATTCTCTTTATAGATGAAATCCATGAAATTGTCGGTGCAGGTTCTGCTGGCGATGGCAATATGGATGCAGGAAATATCCTCAAGCCAGCCCTTGCTCGTGGGGAACTGCAACTGGTCGGTGCCACTACCCTCAATGAATACCGTATCATTGAAAAGGATGCCGCCCTAGAGCGTCGTATGCAACCTGTTAAGGTCGATGAACCAACTGTGGAAGAAACAATCACTATCCTCAAAGGAATTCAAAAGAAATACGAAGACTACCACCACGTTCAGTATACCGATGCTGCTATCGAAGCAGCTGCAACTCTTTCCAATCGTTACATCCAAGATCGCTTCTTGCCTGACAAGGCCATTGACCTCCTAGATGAAGCTGGTTCTAAGATGAACTTGACCCTGAATTTTGTAGATCCTAAAGTGATTGACCAGCGCTTGATTGAGGCTGAAAATCTCAAATCTCAAGCTACACGAGAGGAAGATTTTGAGAAGGCCGCCTACTTCCGTGACCAGATTGCCAAGTATAAGGAAATGCAAAAGAAAAAGGTCACAGACCAGGACACTCCTATCATCAGTGAGAAAACCATTGAGCACATTATCGAGCAGAAAACCAACATTCCTGTTGGCGATTTGAAAGAGAAAGAACAATCTCAACTCATCCATCTAGCCGAAGATCTCAAGTCTCATGTCATTGGACAAGATGATGCTGTCGATAAGATTGCCAAGGCTATTCGCCGGAATCGTGTCGGTCTCGGTACGCCTAACCGCCCAATCGGAAGCTTCCTCTTTGTCGGACCAACTGGGGTCGGTAAGACAGAACTTTCCAAACAATTAGCTATCGAACTCTTTGGTTCTGCTGATAGCATGATTCGCTTTGACATGAGCGAATACATGGAAAAACACAGCGTAGCTAAGTTGGTCGGCGCCCCTCCAGGTTATGTTGGCTACGATGAGGCTGGGCAATTAACTGAAAAAGTTCGTCGCAATCCATATTCTCTTATTCTCTTGGATGAAGTAGAGAAAGCCCATCCAGATGTTATGCATATGTTCCTACAAGTCTTGGACGATGGTCGTTTGACAGATGGGCAAGGACGTACCGTTAGCTTCAAGGATGCCATCATTATCATGACTTCAAATGCAGGGACAGGTAAGGCCGAAGCCAGCGTTGGTTTCGGGGCAGCTCGCGAAGGACGGACCAACTCTGTTCTCGGTGAACTCGGCAACTTCTTTAGCCCAGAGTTTATGAACCGTTTTGATGGTATTATCGAATTTAAGGCTCTCAGCAAGGATAACCTCCTTCAGATTGTCGAGCTTATGCTATCAGACGTTAACAAGCGCCTTTCTAGCAACAACATTCATTTAGATGTAACTGAAAAGGTCAAGGAAAAATTGGTTGACCTCGGTTATGATCCAAAAATGGGAGCACGCCCACTTCGTCGTACTATTCAAGACTATATTGAGGACGCAATCACTGACTTCTACCTTGAAAATCCAAGCGAAAAAGACCTCAAGGCAGTTATGACCAGCAAGGGCAAGATTCAAATTAAGTCTGCCAAAAAAGCTGAAGTAAAAACTTCTGAAAAAGAAGTATAA
- a CDS encoding DUF1797 family protein: MESHLVRIINRLEAMAKDGGNLKRNFEREGVVVAEVAYSHDEENGSIFTLRDVEARETYTFDSIDLIAMEIYELLY; the protein is encoded by the coding sequence ATGGAATCACATTTGGTTAGAATCATCAACCGCCTTGAAGCAATGGCAAAAGACGGCGGAAATTTAAAACGTAATTTTGAACGCGAAGGAGTTGTTGTTGCAGAAGTTGCGTACAGCCACGACGAAGAAAACGGCTCAATCTTTACCCTTCGTGACGTAGAAGCTCGCGAAACTTATACGTTTGATAGCATTGACTTGATTGCAATGGAGATTTACGAACTTCTCTACTAA
- a CDS encoding amino acid ABC transporter permease, which produces MNFSFLPKYFPYFNYGAIVTILISICVVCLGTILGVVLAFVQRSRFKPLIWLANLYVWIFRGTPMMVQIMIAFALMHINAPTIQVGILGVDLSRLIPGILIISMNSGAYISETVRAGINAVPKGQLEAAYSLGIRPKNAMRYVILPQAIKNILPALGNEFITIIKDSSLLSAIGVMELWNGAITVSATTYLPLTPLLFAAFYYLIMTSILTVTLKSFENYMGQGDKK; this is translated from the coding sequence ATGAATTTTTCTTTTCTACCTAAGTATTTTCCCTATTTTAACTATGGGGCTATTGTTACTATCCTAATTTCTATCTGTGTTGTTTGCTTAGGGACGATTTTAGGTGTTGTCTTGGCTTTTGTGCAACGCTCGAGATTCAAACCTCTTATTTGGCTTGCCAACTTGTATGTTTGGATTTTCCGTGGGACACCGATGATGGTTCAGATTATGATTGCCTTTGCTCTTATGCATATCAATGCTCCGACTATTCAGGTTGGGATTTTGGGTGTTGATCTTTCGCGTCTGATTCCAGGAATTTTGATTATCTCCATGAATAGCGGTGCCTACATATCAGAAACAGTTCGTGCGGGGATTAATGCAGTTCCTAAAGGACAGTTAGAGGCTGCGTATTCATTAGGAATTCGACCTAAAAATGCCATGCGCTATGTGATTTTGCCACAAGCAATCAAAAATATCTTGCCAGCATTGGGGAACGAATTTATCACCATTATCAAGGACAGTTCCCTCTTATCAGCTATCGGTGTGATGGAGTTGTGGAATGGGGCTATAACAGTATCTGCAACAACCTATCTTCCCTTGACTCCACTCTTATTTGCAGCCTTCTACTACTTAATAATGACCTCTATTTTAACAGTGACTTTGAAGAGTTTTGAAAATTATATGGGACAAGGAGATAAGAAATAA
- a CDS encoding amino acid ABC transporter ATP-binding protein yields the protein MTETLIKIENLHKSFGKNEVLKGINLEIKRGEVVVIIGPSGSGKSTLLRSMNLLEEATKGKVIFEGVDITDKKNDLFAMREKMGMVFQQFNLFPNMTVMENITLSPIKTKGESKAVAEKRAQELLEKVGLPDKATAYPQSLSGGQQQRIAIARGLAMEPDVLLFDEPTSALDPEMVGEVLAVMQDLAKSGMTMVIVTHEMGFAREVADRVIFMADGVVVEDGTPEQIFEQTQEQRTKDFLSKVL from the coding sequence ATGACAGAAACCTTGATAAAAATTGAAAATTTACATAAATCCTTTGGAAAGAATGAAGTATTGAAGGGCATCAACCTCGAGATTAAAAGAGGAGAAGTTGTCGTTATCATTGGTCCTTCAGGAAGCGGGAAATCTACCTTGCTTCGTTCTATGAATTTGTTGGAAGAAGCGACCAAGGGGAAGGTTATCTTTGAGGGAGTCGATATTACGGACAAGAAGAATGACCTGTTTGCCATGCGTGAGAAGATGGGGATGGTTTTCCAACAATTTAACCTCTTTCCTAATATGACTGTGATGGAAAATATCACCTTGTCTCCTATCAAGACCAAAGGTGAAAGTAAGGCTGTTGCTGAGAAGAGAGCTCAGGAACTTTTGGAAAAAGTTGGTTTACCCGATAAGGCAACTGCTTATCCACAGAGTTTGTCAGGTGGTCAGCAACAGCGGATTGCTATTGCACGTGGTTTAGCTATGGAACCTGATGTTTTGCTCTTTGACGAGCCAACTTCAGCTTTGGACCCTGAGATGGTGGGAGAAGTTCTGGCTGTTATGCAAGACCTAGCCAAGTCAGGAATGACCATGGTTATCGTAACACATGAGATGGGATTTGCCCGTGAGGTTGCAGATCGTGTCATCTTTATGGCAGACGGTGTAGTTGTTGAAGATGGAACACCTGAACAGATTTTTGAACAAACCCAAGAACAACGGACTAAGGACTTCTTGAGTAAGGTTTTATAA
- a CDS encoding bifunctional methylenetetrahydrofolate dehydrogenase/methenyltetrahydrofolate cyclohydrolase: MTQIIDGKALAAKLQGQLAEKTERLKEETGLVPGLVVILVGNNPASQVYVRNKERSALAAGFRSEVVRVPDTITQEELLDLIAKYNQDSAWHGILVQLPLPKHIDEEAVLLAIDPEKDVDGFHPLNMGRLWSGHPVMIPSTPAGIMEMFHEYGIDLEGKNAVVIGRSNIVGKPMAQLLLAKNATVTLTHSRTHNLAKVAAKADILVVAIGRAKFVTADFVKPGAVVIDVGMNRDENGKLCGDVDYEAVAPLASHITPVPGGVGPMTITMLMEQTYQAALRTLDRK, from the coding sequence ATGACACAGATTATTGATGGGAAGGCTCTGGCAGCTAAGTTACAAGGACAGCTGGCTGAAAAGACTGAAAGATTAAAGGAAGAAACGGGGCTAGTACCTGGTTTGGTAGTGATTTTGGTTGGGAACAACCCTGCCAGCCAAGTCTACGTCCGTAACAAGGAGAGGTCAGCCCTTGCGGCTGGATTCCGTAGTGAAGTTGTGCGAGTTCCAGATACCATTACTCAAGAGGAATTGTTAGACTTGATTGCCAAATACAATCAAGATTCAGCTTGGCATGGGATATTGGTCCAGTTACCATTACCAAAACATATTGATGAAGAGGCAGTTTTGTTGGCCATTGACCCAGAAAAGGATGTGGATGGTTTTCATCCTCTAAACATGGGGCGTCTTTGGTCTGGTCATCCAGTCATGATTCCTTCTACACCTGCAGGAATTATGGAAATGTTTCATGAATATGGGATTGACTTGGAAGGGAAAAATGCGGTCGTCATCGGTCGTTCAAACATTGTTGGAAAACCTATGGCTCAACTTCTTTTGGCCAAGAATGCTACAGTGACTTTGACCCATTCACGTACTCATAATCTTGCCAAGGTAGCTGCTAAAGCAGATATTCTTGTAGTAGCAATCGGTCGTGCCAAGTTTGTGACTGCTGACTTTGTAAAACCAGGTGCAGTTGTCATCGATGTCGGGATGAACCGAGATGAAAATGGGAAGCTCTGTGGGGATGTGGATTATGAGGCAGTTGCCCCACTTGCTAGCCATATTACGCCAGTTCCTGGAGGTGTCGGTCCTATGACCATTACTATGCTGATGGAGCAAACTTATCAAGCAGCACTCCGGACATTGGATAGAAAATAA
- a CDS encoding NAD(P)H-hydrate dehydratase, translated as MKVIDQTLLEKVIIERSRTSHKGDYGRLLLLGGTYPYGGAIIMAALAAVKSGAGLVTVGTDRENIPALHSHLPEAMAFSLQDQQLLKEQLEKAEVVLLGPGLRDDAFGEHLVKQVFASLRQNQILIVDGGALTILARTSLSLPSNQLILTPHQKEWEKLSGIAIEKQKEDATANALTSFPQGTILVEKGPATRIWQVGQSDYYQLQVGGPYQATGGMGDTLAGMIAGFVGQFRQASLYERVAVATHLHSAIAQELAQEHYVVFPTEISSHLPKIMKKISQKGT; from the coding sequence ATGAAAGTGATTGATCAAACCTTACTAGAAAAAGTCATTATTGAACGTTCTCGTACCAGTCATAAAGGAGACTATGGTCGTTTGCTGTTGCTGGGTGGGACTTATCCTTATGGTGGTGCCATCATTATGGCTGCTTTGGCAGCTGTTAAAAGTGGAGCTGGTTTGGTGACTGTTGGAACAGATAGGGAAAATATCCCAGCTTTGCATAGTCATTTACCTGAGGCTATGGCCTTTTCTCTTCAAGACCAGCAATTGTTAAAAGAGCAATTGGAGAAGGCAGAAGTTGTCTTGCTGGGGCCTGGTTTACGAGACGATGCTTTTGGAGAACATCTAGTCAAACAGGTTTTTGCTAGCTTAAGACAAAATCAGATTTTGATTGTAGATGGTGGTGCTCTGACCATTCTTGCTAGGACAAGTTTGTCGTTGCCATCTAACCAGCTTATCTTAACTCCTCACCAAAAAGAATGGGAAAAGCTGTCTGGTATTGCTATTGAAAAGCAAAAGGAAGATGCAACGGCTAATGCCCTGACTTCCTTTCCTCAAGGAACAATTTTGGTGGAGAAAGGTCCAGCTACTCGTATTTGGCAAGTTGGCCAATCTGATTATTACCAGTTACAAGTTGGCGGTCCCTATCAGGCGACTGGGGGAATGGGAGATACTCTGGCTGGGATGATCGCAGGATTTGTAGGCCAATTTCGACAGGCCAGTCTCTACGAACGTGTGGCAGTAGCAACCCATCTTCATTCAGCCATAGCCCAAGAACTAGCTCAAGAACATTATGTGGTCTTTCCGACGGAAATCAGCAGTCATCTTCCTAAAATAATGAAAAAAATATCTCAAAAAGGCACCTGA
- the rpiA gene encoding ribose-5-phosphate isomerase RpiA, giving the protein MENLKKMAGIKAAEFVKDGMVVGLGTGSTAYYFVEEIGRRIKEEGLQITAVTTSSVTSKQAEGLNIPLKSIDHVDFVDVTVDGADEVDSQFNGIKGGGGALLMEKVVATPSKEYIWVVDESKLVEKLGAFKLPVEVVQYGAEQVFRCFERAGYKPSFREKSGQRFVTDMKNFIIDLALDVIEDPIAFGQELDHIVGVVEHGLFNQMVDKVIVAGRDGVQILTSTKAN; this is encoded by the coding sequence GTGGAAAATCTGAAGAAAATGGCAGGTATCAAGGCTGCTGAGTTTGTCAAGGATGGCATGGTTGTCGGACTAGGAACAGGTTCTACTGCCTATTATTTTGTAGAAGAAATCGGTCGTCGTATCAAGGAAGAAGGATTGCAGATTACAGCTGTAACGACTTCCAGTGTGACCAGTAAACAGGCTGAAGGGCTTAATATCCCACTCAAGTCTATTGACCATGTAGACTTTGTCGATGTGACGGTTGATGGGGCAGATGAAGTGGATAGTCAGTTTAACGGAATCAAAGGCGGTGGTGGTGCCCTTCTGATGGAGAAAGTTGTCGCAACGCCTTCAAAAGAATACATTTGGGTGGTGGATGAAAGCAAGTTAGTAGAGAAACTAGGTGCTTTTAAATTGCCTGTGGAAGTGGTTCAGTATGGCGCAGAACAAGTCTTTCGTTGTTTTGAACGAGCTGGCTACAAACCAAGTTTCCGTGAAAAATCCGGTCAACGTTTTGTGACCGATATGAAGAATTTTATCATCGACCTTGCCTTAGATGTCATTGAAGATCCAATTGCTTTCGGACAAGAATTAGACCATATCGTTGGTGTCGTGGAGCACGGCTTATTCAACCAAATGGTGGATAAGGTCATCGTTGCTGGACGAGACGGGGTTCAGATTTTAACTTCAACAAAAGCAAACTAA